Proteins encoded in a region of the Panicum hallii strain FIL2 chromosome 3, PHallii_v3.1, whole genome shotgun sequence genome:
- the LOC112884045 gene encoding uncharacterized protein LOC112884045 isoform X1: MEKVFKLFFVPVWRWPKKDSVCLYRECSLLAPGSLGAEPSPSLLPREELWLWELRRPADALCCCHIELRGICGALCKFTWEYQRAQAPVMFLGIHLGVPD, translated from the exons ATGGAGAAGGTGTTCAAGCTCTTCTTCGTCCCCGTCTGGCGGTGGCCCAAGAAGGACTCCGTCTGCCTCTACCGCGAGTGCAGCCTCCTCGCACCGGGTTCCCTTGGTGCCGAGCCGAGCCCGTCGCTGCTGCCCCGGGAGGAGTTGTGGCTCTGGGAGCTGCGTCGGCCTGCAG ATGCCTTATGTTGCTGTCATATTGAGCTGAGGGGAATTTGTGGTGCCTTGTGCAAATTCACTTGGGAGTACCAGCGAGCTCAAGCCCCCGTGATGTTCTTGGGAATTCACTTGGGAGTACCAGATTGA
- the LOC112884045 gene encoding uncharacterized protein LOC112884045 isoform X2 has protein sequence MEKVFKLFFVPVWRWPKKDSVCLYRECSLLAPGSLGAEPSPSLLPREELWLWELRRPAGQLTTSMLSPILYDMLLSISLLLHYYALAI, from the exons ATGGAGAAGGTGTTCAAGCTCTTCTTCGTCCCCGTCTGGCGGTGGCCCAAGAAGGACTCCGTCTGCCTCTACCGCGAGTGCAGCCTCCTCGCACCGGGTTCCCTTGGTGCCGAGCCGAGCCCGTCGCTGCTGCCCCGGGAGGAGTTGTGGCTCTGGGAGCTGCGTCGGCCTGCAG GACAGTTAACTACTAGCATGTTGAGCCCTATTTTATACGACATGCTGTTAAGTATTTCTTTGCTCCTACATTATTATGCATTAGCTATTTAG